A genomic stretch from Chryseobacterium sp. SNU WT5 includes:
- a CDS encoding polyribonucleotide nucleotidyltransferase — protein MNAPQAIIEKIQLSDGREITIETGKLAKQANGAVVVRMGGTMLLATVVASKDAKPGVDFLPLTVDYREKFYSAGKIPGNFFRREARPSDEEILTMRLVDRVLRPLFPSDFHAEVQVMISLISYDKECMPESLAGLAASAAIAITDIPFNGPMSEVTVARIDGKLVVNPSMENLAKADLNIMVGATKDSIVMVEGEMEEISEQEMIEAIKFAHEEIKVQVAAQERLAERVGKSLPKREYTHEDHNEEIREKVWAATYDKVYEVAKTPSAKEERHDNFQAILEEFLTQYSEEELEVAKPFAKIYFHDVEKEAMRQMILNEKIRLDGRTPETIRPIWSEVDYLPGAHGSAIFTRGETQSLTAVTLGSVKDANMVDTVAINYDQKFFLHYNFPPFSTGEARPLRGTSRREVGHGNLAQRALAKMIPTENPYTIRIVSDILESNGSSSMATVCAGTLALMDAGVQISKPVSGIAMGLVTDPKSGKFTVLSDILGDEDHLGDMDFKVTGTADGITACQMDIKVEGLTMDIMEKALLQAKDGRLHILNELLKTLDAPRTDVKPHAPKMEVLEISKDFIGAIIGPGGKIIQQMQKDFETVIAIEEIGEIGRIEISGVSRENINATIAAINEICFVPVVGNVYNGKVVKVMDFGAFVAIAKGTEGLLHISEIEWKRLDKVPYNEGDMVEVKFMGYDDRKKMKLSRKVLLDRPAREERPQGDRPQGDRPQYNNDRPREDRPQGDRPQRRDDRPENNGPRQEDNQN, from the coding sequence ATGAATGCTCCACAAGCAATTATTGAAAAAATTCAATTAAGCGATGGTAGAGAAATCACCATCGAAACAGGAAAATTAGCGAAACAAGCTAATGGCGCTGTAGTAGTAAGAATGGGAGGCACTATGCTTCTTGCAACAGTTGTCGCCAGCAAAGATGCGAAACCAGGTGTTGACTTCTTACCGTTAACAGTAGATTACAGAGAGAAATTTTATTCAGCAGGAAAAATTCCGGGAAACTTTTTCAGAAGAGAAGCAAGACCATCTGACGAAGAAATTTTAACAATGAGATTGGTTGACCGTGTTTTGCGTCCACTTTTCCCATCAGATTTCCATGCAGAAGTTCAGGTGATGATTTCCCTGATTTCTTACGATAAAGAATGTATGCCAGAATCTTTGGCAGGATTAGCTGCTTCTGCAGCAATTGCAATTACCGATATCCCTTTCAACGGACCAATGTCTGAAGTTACCGTAGCGAGAATCGACGGTAAACTTGTTGTTAACCCAAGTATGGAAAATTTAGCGAAAGCTGATTTGAACATTATGGTTGGTGCAACAAAAGATTCTATCGTAATGGTAGAAGGTGAAATGGAAGAAATTTCTGAACAGGAAATGATCGAAGCGATCAAATTCGCACACGAAGAAATTAAAGTTCAGGTAGCAGCTCAGGAAAGATTAGCGGAGAGAGTTGGAAAATCTCTTCCAAAAAGAGAATACACGCACGAAGATCACAACGAAGAAATTCGCGAAAAAGTTTGGGCAGCAACTTATGATAAAGTGTACGAAGTTGCAAAAACTCCTTCTGCTAAAGAAGAAAGACATGATAACTTCCAGGCTATTTTAGAAGAATTCTTAACTCAGTATTCTGAAGAAGAATTAGAAGTTGCAAAACCTTTCGCAAAAATCTATTTCCACGATGTAGAAAAAGAAGCAATGCGTCAGATGATTTTGAACGAAAAAATCCGTTTGGATGGAAGAACTCCGGAAACGATTCGTCCGATCTGGTCAGAGGTTGACTATTTACCAGGAGCTCACGGTTCTGCAATCTTTACACGTGGAGAAACTCAGTCATTGACTGCAGTAACTTTAGGATCTGTAAAAGATGCAAACATGGTGGACACGGTTGCCATCAACTACGATCAAAAATTCTTCTTACACTATAACTTCCCACCGTTCTCAACGGGTGAAGCAAGACCTTTAAGAGGAACTTCAAGAAGAGAAGTAGGTCACGGAAACTTGGCTCAAAGAGCTTTAGCGAAAATGATCCCTACAGAAAACCCTTACACCATCCGTATCGTTTCTGATATATTAGAATCAAACGGTTCGTCTTCAATGGCGACAGTTTGTGCTGGAACTTTAGCATTGATGGATGCCGGTGTTCAAATTTCAAAACCAGTTTCCGGGATTGCAATGGGATTGGTAACTGATCCAAAATCAGGAAAATTCACGGTACTTTCCGATATCTTAGGAGACGAAGATCACTTAGGTGATATGGACTTCAAAGTAACGGGAACTGCAGACGGAATCACGGCTTGTCAAATGGACATTAAAGTAGAAGGACTTACCATGGACATTATGGAAAAAGCATTACTTCAAGCGAAAGACGGAAGATTGCATATTCTTAATGAATTATTGAAAACTCTTGACGCTCCAAGAACAGATGTGAAACCACACGCACCGAAAATGGAAGTATTGGAAATCTCCAAAGATTTCATCGGAGCGATCATCGGACCTGGAGGAAAAATCATTCAGCAAATGCAGAAAGATTTCGAAACAGTTATCGCGATTGAAGAAATTGGCGAAATCGGTAGAATCGAAATTTCTGGTGTTAGCAGAGAAAATATCAATGCAACGATTGCAGCGATCAACGAGATCTGTTTCGTTCCTGTAGTTGGAAACGTGTACAACGGTAAAGTGGTTAAAGTAATGGATTTCGGAGCATTCGTAGCGATTGCAAAAGGAACAGAAGGTTTACTTCACATCTCAGAGATCGAATGGAAACGTCTGGACAAAGTTCCTTACAACGAAGGCGATATGGTAGAAGTGAAATTCATGGGTTACGATGATCGTAAGAAAATGAAACTTTCAAGAAAAGTTTTGTTGGACAGACCAGCTCGTGAAGAGAGACCACAAGGAGATCGTCCTCAGGGAGATCGTCCTCAATACAATAACGACAGACCGAGAGAAGATCGTCCACAAGGCGACAGACCTCAAAGAAGAGATGACCGTCCGGAAAATAACGGACCACGTCAAGAAGATAACCAGAACTAA
- a CDS encoding acyl-CoA dehydrogenase family protein — protein MSNIFSKVRNAIEIFKSIDLDELSKISGKVDLPKMMEGFSKMNDKQIKMLMRAIDPEKKKKDLPPVDGDFYDVFETLTPEQKEIQMRVRTFMETEVKPLVNNYWLHDEFPFEIIEKFKELNVCGVTYEGYGCPGLPFLMEGVLAMEMAKVDASIATFFGVQSGLSMGSIYMCGSEAQKEKWLPQMQKFEKIGAFGLTEPEVGSGAAGGLTTTCKKTPEGYILNGQKKWIGNATFADVIIIWARSLDDGEVKGFILEKDNPGFKVEKIKGKMALRIVQNGLITLTDCFITDENKLEHANSFKDTGNVLRMTRAGVAWMATGCARGAYESALAYTKTREQFGKPIASFQMIQGHLVEMLSNLTAMQTMVFRLSEMQDEGILKDEHASLAKVFCTMRTRDIVSRAREVLGGNGILLEYDVARFVADAEAIYSYEGTKEINSLIVGRSITGFSAFV, from the coding sequence ATGTCCAACATCTTTTCCAAAGTCAGAAACGCTATCGAAATATTTAAATCAATTGATCTTGATGAACTCTCCAAAATATCCGGAAAAGTAGACCTCCCAAAAATGATGGAAGGTTTTTCTAAAATGAATGATAAGCAGATCAAAATGCTGATGCGTGCGATTGATCCGGAAAAAAAGAAAAAAGATTTGCCACCTGTTGACGGCGATTTCTACGATGTGTTCGAGACTTTGACGCCGGAACAGAAAGAGATTCAAATGCGCGTTCGGACTTTTATGGAAACGGAAGTAAAACCTTTGGTCAATAATTATTGGTTGCACGACGAATTTCCGTTTGAGATCATTGAAAAATTTAAAGAACTCAATGTTTGCGGCGTGACTTACGAAGGTTACGGTTGTCCGGGTTTACCTTTTTTAATGGAAGGCGTTCTCGCGATGGAAATGGCCAAAGTTGACGCCTCGATCGCTACTTTTTTTGGCGTTCAGTCGGGACTTTCAATGGGCTCGATTTATATGTGCGGTTCTGAAGCACAAAAAGAAAAATGGTTGCCGCAAATGCAGAAATTTGAAAAGATCGGCGCTTTTGGTTTGACAGAACCGGAAGTTGGTTCTGGCGCGGCGGGAGGTTTAACTACGACCTGTAAAAAAACACCGGAAGGTTATATTCTGAACGGACAGAAAAAATGGATCGGAAACGCCACTTTCGCAGATGTTATTATTATTTGGGCCCGAAGTTTAGATGATGGCGAAGTGAAAGGTTTTATCTTAGAAAAGGACAATCCTGGTTTTAAAGTTGAAAAAATTAAAGGAAAAATGGCGCTCCGAATTGTTCAAAACGGTTTGATCACTTTGACCGACTGTTTCATTACTGATGAAAATAAATTAGAACACGCCAACTCTTTCAAAGACACCGGAAATGTCTTGCGCATGACCAGAGCCGGCGTGGCGTGGATGGCGACCGGTTGCGCAAGAGGCGCTTACGAAAGTGCTTTGGCGTACACTAAAACCCGCGAACAGTTTGGGAAACCCATCGCCTCTTTCCAGATGATTCAGGGACATTTGGTAGAAATGCTTTCTAATTTGACAGCAATGCAAACCATGGTTTTCCGTTTGTCTGAAATGCAGGATGAAGGAATTTTAAAAGACGAACACGCTTCGCTCGCCAAAGTTTTCTGCACCATGAGAACCCGCGATATTGTTTCCCGAGCGCGTGAAGTTCTGGGTGGAAATGGGATCTTGCTGGAATATGATGTGGCGAGATTTGTTGCCGATGCCGAAGCCATTTATTCCTATGAAGGCACGAAAGAAATTAATTCTTTGATTGTTGGTAGAAGTATTACGGGGTTTAGTGCGTTTGTGTAA